Proteins encoded together in one Riemerella anatipestifer window:
- the polA gene encoding DNA polymerase I, translated as MTENTDKKLYLVDAYAMIFRGYYAFIRNPRLTTDGLDTSAIYGFTNSLIELIKRERPTHLAVVFDVGRQNVRHEDFSDYKANRAETPEAIKIAVPYIHRILKAMHIPILGVEGYEADDVIGTIAGKAEKQGYEVFMVTPDKDFAQLVTEHIKIYKPGLKGGDIEILGVKEVLEKYEIENPKQIIDYLGMMGDSVDNIPGLEGVGEKTAKKFIKEYGSMENLLANTHQLKGKLREKVEASAERGLMSKKLATILCDAPIEFHQEEYDLETPNFEEVKQIFEEIEFRRLYENLYKAFSTEKSVEEKQSNKDSVQSPVQLDLFSDFEALEQATTTKHTIEDREHLYQYIDTEKGQLLLLQNLLKQKAVCFDTETTSLDEMEAELIGISFSYKKGLAYYVPIPENRAEAQAIVERFRPFFEKESILKIAHNLKYDYKVLLNYGIEVTGNLFDTMIAHYLLNPDGRHGMDYLSEMYLNYKPIALETLIGKKGKGQKTLREIDLPTQTQYAAEDADITFQLYEIFSPQLKKEEVEEVFYKIEMPLVKVLAKMELTGVALDEEWLKDESISLEQDLKILEGQIFEQAGEEFNINSPKQLGDILFEKLKLDPKAKKTKTGQYSTSEDVLQKLSHKHEIIKLILEYRQLQKLKSTYVDALPNQISPIDGRVHTSFAQTVAATGRLASNNPNLQNIPIRTERGQQVRGAFVAPKGSKIVSADYSQIELRLIAEISGEETMIKAFKEGQDIHASTASKLFDVPLNEVSKTQRSQAKTVNFGIIYGQSAFALADQTGLSRTDAKQLIDSYYETYPKLKAFMTEQVQVARKKGYVETIMGRKRHLKDINSNNFVVRGHAERNAVNAPIQGSAADIIKLAMIKIDSEIKAQGLKTKMLLQVHDELVFEVPNEEIEVATTLIKQEMETAYSTKVPLLTEVGVGDNWLEAH; from the coding sequence ATGACTGAGAACACCGATAAAAAACTGTATCTTGTAGATGCCTACGCAATGATTTTTAGAGGCTACTATGCCTTTATCAGAAATCCTAGACTTACCACTGATGGATTAGACACTTCCGCTATCTATGGTTTTACTAATTCTCTTATTGAGTTAATTAAAAGAGAACGTCCTACTCACTTAGCCGTCGTTTTTGATGTGGGAAGGCAAAATGTAAGACACGAAGATTTTTCTGACTATAAAGCCAACAGAGCTGAAACTCCAGAGGCAATAAAAATTGCAGTGCCTTACATTCATCGTATTTTAAAGGCAATGCATATCCCAATTTTGGGAGTAGAAGGCTACGAGGCAGATGATGTTATAGGCACTATTGCAGGCAAAGCAGAGAAGCAAGGTTACGAAGTGTTTATGGTAACGCCAGATAAAGATTTTGCACAACTAGTTACAGAGCATATAAAAATCTATAAACCAGGGTTAAAAGGTGGCGATATTGAAATCTTAGGCGTAAAGGAAGTTTTAGAAAAATACGAAATAGAAAACCCTAAGCAGATTATAGACTATCTGGGAATGATGGGCGACTCGGTGGATAATATCCCTGGGCTTGAAGGAGTGGGAGAAAAGACCGCAAAAAAATTCATCAAGGAGTATGGCTCTATGGAAAATCTTCTAGCCAATACTCATCAGCTTAAAGGTAAATTAAGAGAAAAGGTGGAAGCCTCTGCAGAGCGTGGTCTAATGTCAAAAAAACTAGCCACCATACTTTGTGATGCTCCCATAGAATTCCACCAGGAGGAGTACGATTTAGAAACACCTAACTTTGAAGAAGTAAAACAAATTTTTGAAGAGATAGAATTCCGAAGATTGTACGAAAATCTTTACAAAGCCTTCTCTACTGAAAAATCGGTAGAGGAAAAACAATCGAATAAAGACTCTGTTCAGTCGCCAGTACAATTAGATTTATTTTCAGATTTTGAAGCGTTAGAACAGGCTACAACTACAAAGCATACCATAGAAGACCGAGAGCATCTCTATCAATATATAGATACAGAAAAAGGTCAGCTTTTGCTCCTACAAAATCTATTGAAACAAAAAGCGGTTTGTTTTGATACAGAAACCACCTCTTTAGATGAGATGGAAGCAGAGCTTATAGGCATTAGTTTCAGTTATAAAAAAGGCTTGGCTTATTACGTTCCAATCCCTGAAAATAGAGCGGAGGCACAGGCTATTGTAGAGCGTTTTCGTCCGTTTTTTGAAAAGGAAAGCATCTTAAAAATTGCTCATAATCTAAAATATGACTACAAGGTACTCCTAAATTACGGTATAGAAGTTACAGGTAATTTATTTGATACAATGATTGCCCACTACTTGCTCAATCCTGATGGCAGACACGGCATGGATTATCTTTCGGAAATGTACCTTAACTATAAGCCTATAGCATTAGAAACTTTAATTGGCAAAAAAGGAAAAGGGCAAAAAACATTACGAGAAATTGACTTACCAACACAAACACAATACGCCGCAGAAGATGCTGATATTACCTTTCAATTGTACGAAATTTTTTCGCCTCAATTAAAAAAAGAAGAGGTAGAAGAGGTATTTTATAAGATAGAAATGCCTTTAGTTAAAGTCTTAGCTAAAATGGAACTAACGGGCGTAGCTTTAGATGAAGAATGGCTAAAAGATGAAAGTATTAGCTTGGAGCAAGATTTAAAAATTTTAGAAGGACAAATATTTGAACAGGCGGGAGAAGAGTTTAATATTAACTCTCCTAAACAGTTAGGAGATATATTATTTGAAAAATTAAAATTAGACCCTAAAGCTAAGAAGACGAAAACAGGACAGTATTCCACTTCGGAAGATGTTTTGCAAAAACTTTCTCATAAACACGAGATTATCAAGTTAATTTTGGAATACCGCCAATTACAAAAGCTAAAATCTACTTATGTAGATGCTTTGCCAAATCAAATCAGTCCAATAGATGGCAGAGTGCATACCAGCTTTGCCCAAACGGTAGCCGCTACAGGAAGACTGGCTAGTAATAATCCTAATTTACAGAATATCCCTATAAGAACGGAACGAGGACAACAGGTAAGAGGTGCTTTTGTAGCTCCAAAAGGTTCTAAAATTGTTTCAGCGGATTATTCTCAAATAGAACTTCGTCTTATTGCAGAAATTTCTGGAGAGGAAACAATGATAAAGGCATTTAAGGAGGGGCAGGACATTCACGCTTCTACGGCTTCCAAATTATTTGATGTTCCTTTGAATGAAGTGTCTAAAACTCAAAGAAGCCAAGCTAAAACAGTTAATTTTGGTATTATTTATGGACAAAGTGCTTTCGCTTTAGCAGACCAAACAGGTCTTTCTAGAACTGATGCTAAACAACTCATAGACTCCTATTACGAAACTTATCCAAAGTTAAAAGCCTTTATGACAGAGCAAGTTCAAGTGGCTAGAAAAAAAGGCTATGTAGAAACTATCATGGGAAGAAAAAGACACCTTAAAGATATAAACTCTAACAATTTTGTAGTAAGAGGACATGCAGAAAGAAATGCTGTAAACGCCCCAATACAAGGTAGTGCTGCTGATATTATAAAACTGGCAATGATAAAAATAGATTCTGAAATAAAAGCTCAAGGTTTAAAAACCAAAATGCTTTTACAGGTACACGATGAATTGGTATTTGAAGTTCCAAATGAAGAGATAGAAGTTGCGACTACTTTAATAAAACAAGAAATGGAAACTGCTTATTCCACTAAAGTACCATTGCTTACAGAGGTTGGGGTAGGAGATAATTGGCTAGAAGCTCATTAA
- a CDS encoding porin family protein, with protein sequence MKKILLASAIALFGGLNAQVKYGLKAGYNLSNVSLGTPATSVKVLLGNKSGFNAGGFVEYGFGKNLSLQGEVLYSNVGAKLTADVNKIKSAKDLLDAGFSGLNVKKASATISMHQVSVPVSLKYSFDKFSILGGFSVNFNAGVSTKIEADGTDVKKSIEADSEIKLDDTIKSELASANFGLHLGAEYMFTKNMFVDARYNCGVSSLNKNYTDFAKLRQRYFQIGLGYKF encoded by the coding sequence ATGAAAAAAATTTTATTAGCTAGTGCGATTGCACTTTTTGGAGGATTGAATGCACAAGTTAAATATGGTTTAAAGGCTGGTTATAACCTATCTAATGTAAGTTTAGGTACTCCAGCAACTAGTGTTAAAGTGCTTTTAGGTAACAAGTCTGGATTCAATGCTGGAGGTTTTGTAGAATATGGTTTTGGAAAAAATCTTAGCTTACAGGGGGAAGTTCTTTATAGCAATGTAGGTGCTAAATTAACAGCTGATGTTAATAAAATTAAATCTGCAAAAGATCTTTTAGACGCTGGTTTTTCTGGATTAAACGTAAAAAAAGCTTCAGCTACTATCTCTATGCATCAAGTGTCTGTACCAGTTTCTTTGAAATATTCATTTGATAAATTTTCTATTTTAGGAGGTTTCTCAGTTAATTTCAATGCTGGTGTGAGTACTAAAATTGAAGCTGATGGAACAGATGTTAAAAAGTCTATTGAGGCTGATAGCGAAATCAAACTAGACGATACAATAAAATCAGAGTTAGCATCAGCAAACTTTGGTTTACATTTAGGTGCTGAGTACATGTTTACTAAAAATATGTTTGTAGATGCTAGATATAACTGTGGTGTATCTTCGCTTAATAAAAACTATACAGATTTTGCTAAACTTAGACAAAGATACTTCCAAATTGGCTTAGGATATAAGTTCTAA
- a CDS encoding outer membrane beta-barrel protein: MRLFIILFISCGLKAQYFKQNRTIFAGASLSNIIVNFDDATSLKLVSGKKLGYFIGVTKNYNISDKYFLDARIKLSETGGTIKNSTYFIKTKFPNDLEKYRNALLKISIYQIAIETNIGIQSKYISIYGGLQPSLVVYGIYKENHLQSIERKPSEEGKDIKTNEIRNNINLFNIKAQAGITVNVSKNYFIDMSYHFGLHKVASINAFNNSLNFNQSIIQIGGGVYF, translated from the coding sequence ATGAGATTATTTATAATTCTATTTATTAGTTGTGGACTTAAAGCTCAATATTTTAAGCAAAACAGAACTATTTTTGCAGGAGCTAGTCTTTCTAATATAATTGTTAATTTTGATGATGCCACTTCTTTAAAATTAGTGTCAGGGAAAAAGTTGGGATATTTTATTGGGGTTACTAAAAACTATAATATATCTGACAAATATTTTTTAGACGCTAGAATCAAACTTTCTGAAACGGGAGGCACAATAAAAAATTCTACTTATTTTATTAAGACTAAATTTCCTAATGATTTGGAAAAATACCGAAATGCATTACTCAAGATTTCTATTTACCAAATTGCAATAGAAACCAATATAGGGATACAAAGTAAATATATTAGTATTTATGGAGGATTACAACCATCGCTAGTTGTATACGGAATATATAAAGAAAACCATCTGCAATCTATTGAAAGAAAACCATCTGAAGAAGGTAAGGATATTAAAACTAATGAAATAAGGAACAATATCAATTTATTCAATATAAAGGCTCAAGCAGGAATAACGGTTAATGTATCCAAAAACTATTTTATAGATATGAGTTATCACTTTGGACTACATAAAGTAGCTTCCATAAATGCATTTAATAATTCTTTAAACTTTAATCAATCTATAATTCAAATAGGAGGAGGTGTTTATTTTTAG
- a CDS encoding glycosyltransferase family 2 protein, whose product MRFLIIIPAHNEEDSILLCLNSLAKQTYQNFDCIIVNDGSTDKTKELVESFIKENLSFKLKNLDASFHQPGAKVVQTFYRGLEEVSLADYDVICKFDADIIFPSQYLENINEVYTENSKAGMVSGLVYVQNDKGEWVYENLSSRNHVRGPIKSYRKDCFFAMNGLRSVLGWDNIDVMLAQMNGYEVITIKNIWVKHLRPTAYKYKSQKAEKLGEYFYNIGLNLPLAMISSAKSSFKNRSFSEFFITMKSFLSQNKPLQLTQEEIKFIRNLRNPLKKMFNKQ is encoded by the coding sequence TTGAGATTCCTTATCATCATACCTGCACATAATGAAGAAGATAGTATTTTGCTATGTTTAAACTCTTTAGCAAAACAGACTTATCAAAATTTTGACTGCATTATTGTAAATGATGGCTCTACGGATAAAACAAAAGAATTGGTAGAAAGTTTCATTAAAGAGAACCTTTCTTTTAAACTCAAAAATTTAGACGCTTCCTTTCATCAGCCTGGGGCAAAGGTCGTTCAAACTTTTTATCGAGGCTTAGAGGAAGTTTCTTTAGCTGATTATGATGTTATTTGTAAATTTGATGCTGATATTATCTTTCCATCACAATATTTAGAAAACATAAATGAAGTCTACACGGAAAACTCTAAAGCAGGTATGGTCTCTGGGCTGGTGTACGTTCAAAATGATAAAGGAGAATGGGTTTATGAAAATTTATCCTCAAGAAATCACGTCAGAGGTCCTATAAAATCTTACCGGAAAGATTGTTTTTTCGCAATGAATGGACTTCGCTCCGTATTGGGTTGGGATAATATAGATGTAATGTTAGCTCAAATGAATGGTTATGAGGTAATTACTATTAAAAATATTTGGGTAAAACATCTAAGACCCACAGCTTATAAGTACAAATCTCAAAAGGCTGAAAAATTGGGAGAATATTTTTATAATATAGGACTTAATTTGCCTTTAGCGATGATATCATCTGCGAAGTCGTCTTTTAAAAATCGTTCCTTTTCAGAATTTTTTATAACAATGAAGAGCTTTTTATCTCAAAATAAGCCTTTGCAATTAACTCAAGAAGAAATTAAATTCATCAGAAATTTGAGAAATCCTCTAAAAAAAATGTTTAATAAACAATAA
- a CDS encoding PhoH family protein — translation MELTYEISGIEIKTFYGVQNQFFNLIKSSFPTLKITGRDHFIFAMGNPETLEVLKEKLDDIVKFITKHNTITIKDVESILMIKDEKEKQLVFDQDIIVKGVQGKIIKAKTTNLKKLVKETETKDMVFAIGPAGTGKTYTSVALAVRALKEKQVRRIILTRPAVEAGESLGFLPGDLKEKLDPYLQPLYDALRDMIPHEKLEGFIEKKVIEVAPLAFMRGRTLDDAFVILDEAQNTTHAQMKMFLRRMGMNAKFIITGDPTQVDLPYKQKSGLKEAMHILENIKEIGFVYLNEADVVRHPVVRKIISAYNEEEKRQSAKEYDK, via the coding sequence ATGGAATTAACCTACGAGATTTCAGGAATAGAAATTAAAACCTTTTACGGAGTTCAAAATCAGTTTTTTAATTTGATAAAATCTTCGTTTCCTACCCTTAAAATAACTGGGAGAGACCATTTTATATTCGCTATGGGAAATCCCGAAACTTTGGAAGTATTAAAAGAAAAATTGGACGATATTGTAAAATTTATCACTAAACATAATACGATTACCATTAAAGATGTAGAAAGTATCTTGATGATAAAAGACGAAAAGGAAAAACAACTTGTCTTTGACCAAGATATTATCGTGAAAGGAGTTCAAGGGAAAATCATTAAAGCTAAAACAACCAATCTCAAAAAACTCGTAAAGGAAACCGAAACAAAAGATATGGTATTCGCCATAGGTCCTGCGGGTACAGGAAAAACTTATACCAGTGTGGCGTTAGCAGTAAGAGCTTTAAAGGAAAAACAAGTAAGACGAATTATCCTCACACGCCCTGCGGTGGAGGCAGGGGAGAGCCTTGGTTTTTTACCTGGAGACTTAAAAGAAAAACTAGACCCTTATTTACAACCGCTTTATGATGCTTTACGAGATATGATACCACACGAAAAGCTAGAAGGGTTTATTGAGAAAAAAGTGATAGAAGTAGCACCCTTAGCTTTTATGAGAGGGCGAACTTTGGACGATGCTTTTGTAATATTAGATGAAGCACAAAACACAACTCATGCCCAAATGAAAATGTTTTTAAGAAGAATGGGGATGAATGCTAAATTCATAATTACAGGCGACCCCACACAGGTAGATTTACCATATAAGCAAAAATCAGGCTTGAAAGAAGCTATGCATATTCTAGAAAACATTAAGGAAATAGGTTTTGTATATCTCAACGAAGCCGATGTGGTAAGGCACCCTGTAGTTAGAAAGATAATTTCTGCTTATAACGAGGAAGAAAAAAGACAGAGTGCAAAGGAATATGATAAATGA